A window from Opitutia bacterium ISCC 52 encodes these proteins:
- a CDS encoding DUF1552 domain-containing protein, whose amino-acid sequence MARNWKIDRRTFLRGVAGAVLPLPFLNLMDASTTHAIGNTKTASKVPLRFLTLFKPNGVHPPSWNINGGTEFDFRMSPLMAPFAKHKEDLLILDNMGDFGFSSHANSTRRFLSGHHENKDSASVDQMIADKVSDGTAHRSLELTTEGLFTGQFGCSYISYDKDGGAIPRESDPQLVFDRLFRNPLSDPNQRQRMSSLLDRVQDDTKALIRDAGSEDKQTLDEYLTVVRDTERRIENIEKSKPVSPIDLADLQRPPVGGNLNEQVDTMIDLIALALWTDSTRCITYMLGNSNSRMIFDFLGVNEQHHYLSHFFRNFSRKNLESLLKISLWHMEKFDYLLTKLKSYKDQNGTLLDNSIVLFGSGMGHSDNHTAQRIPIILAGNGQGRLKTGRYIRYAKNQEVSSLHLSLLKTFGVDAENYSSSSNPLPGLDGGHFKEFKEQPFNSWVKHSTETITAQGRLRMSDNLDEAKIFYIDVEGQESVKIEISFRDFHDFNLAYHVGTPITLTGNGSAVGTQLLITKVTELKSLFGNSKPGTQNG is encoded by the coding sequence ATGGCCCGAAATTGGAAAATTGATCGCAGGACATTTCTCAGAGGCGTCGCCGGAGCTGTGCTTCCCCTGCCATTCCTAAATTTGATGGATGCAAGCACCACCCATGCTATCGGCAATACAAAAACAGCCAGTAAAGTCCCCCTAAGGTTTCTTACTTTATTTAAACCCAATGGAGTTCACCCTCCTTCCTGGAATATCAACGGTGGCACCGAATTTGACTTTCGCATGTCTCCACTCATGGCCCCTTTCGCCAAGCACAAGGAAGACCTGCTCATATTGGACAACATGGGGGATTTTGGTTTTTCCTCCCATGCCAATTCGACACGTCGATTCCTGTCTGGTCACCATGAGAATAAGGACAGTGCCTCAGTAGATCAAATGATCGCCGACAAGGTCAGTGATGGCACAGCTCATCGATCACTCGAACTTACTACGGAAGGACTATTTACGGGGCAATTTGGCTGTAGCTATATCTCATACGACAAGGACGGAGGTGCCATACCGCGAGAAAGCGATCCTCAACTCGTATTTGATCGACTCTTCCGAAATCCCCTGAGCGACCCCAATCAACGTCAGCGAATGAGCAGCCTGCTCGATCGTGTTCAAGACGATACCAAAGCGTTGATACGCGATGCCGGTTCTGAGGATAAACAAACCTTAGACGAGTATCTCACTGTGGTTCGAGATACCGAACGAAGAATCGAAAACATAGAGAAATCAAAACCGGTTTCCCCCATAGATCTGGCCGATCTCCAACGTCCACCCGTGGGCGGAAATCTCAATGAACAAGTCGACACGATGATTGACTTGATTGCATTGGCTCTGTGGACGGATTCTACCAGGTGCATCACCTATATGCTGGGTAATAGCAACAGTCGCATGATCTTTGACTTCTTGGGAGTAAATGAACAACACCACTACCTGTCTCATTTCTTTAGAAACTTCAGCCGAAAGAATCTAGAATCTCTCCTAAAAATAAGCCTGTGGCATATGGAGAAATTTGATTATCTCCTTACTAAGCTGAAAAGCTACAAGGATCAGAATGGAACACTGCTGGACAATAGCATTGTGCTCTTTGGTTCAGGGATGGGACACAGCGACAACCATACCGCCCAACGTATTCCGATCATTCTCGCAGGCAATGGTCAGGGGCGCCTTAAAACAGGCAGGTATATTCGTTACGCAAAAAACCAAGAGGTGAGCAGCCTTCACCTTTCCCTGCTAAAAACGTTTGGTGTTGATGCCGAAAATTACTCCTCTTCCAGCAACCCACTACCTGGCTTAGACGGAGGACACTTCAAAGAGTTCAAGGAGCAACCGTTCAACAGCTGGGTGAAACATTCTACGGAAACTATTACGGCTCAAGGTCGCTTGCGCATGTCCGATAATCTGGATGAGGCAAAGATCTTCTATATCGATGTTGAAGGTCAGGAATCTGTGAAAATAGAAATCTCATTTCGCGATTTCCATGACTTCAATTTGGCCTACCACGTTGGAACTCCTATCACCCTAACAGGAAACGGTTCTGCCGTAGGTACCCAATTATTAATTACAAAAGTAACGGAATTGAAGAGCTTATTCGGTAATAGTAAACCGGGCACTCAAAATGGCTAG
- a CDS encoding DUF1592 domain-containing protein, giving the protein MISIVSIPKHLYRYLLILLFLAPAVDLYSLPNDSEVLEFVDSYCIKCHGGEKVKGDTDFTLIKSEKDFATHFEIWETVAYVLAYEEMPPEEEEKRPSIEEAQGIIDWYEERFIHTVEARPAEFKPRRLSAPEYRNTLTSLFGFELENTVMAAEQTRTESSLAIKLLPVDPPGESGFVNDTHGVSLDANTWEQYVYLAERALSELFTPKRRDALATIIGQSLPPHFETKDFNQKQARSLLKHFSLQTYRRPLERKSAEKILASIKGLKGEALVQAAKDEIKALLVSPSFLYRGLLMEGISGQQQAVDSYELAERLSYFLWEDMPDEELLRAAKRKRLSTRSQLEAQVNRMLASSKSISLAESFGAQWLGLADIDNADKDVTKRDALRSQPIDFLNYLFTENRPVIELIDSKVAFANYITAGYYPKNRSQLVKYQKPKGIERQLVPNQRMTLQEYDGRGGMLTMPGILAMNRGPILRGTWMLRRILGERLGEPPADVPAIQATLPDEDLTFRERFEQHRSDPTCARCHDRLDPLGFSMQIYDDAGLYKLADDYKPPRRKKEHDDTLDVLDSSGRFPSGERFEDYEGLKQILLNSKRKDIIHNAVEQTLAYALCRKLEAFDRPTIDAITEKIDENNGSWRDLFVEVALSLPFNETILP; this is encoded by the coding sequence ATGATCTCAATCGTCAGCATTCCTAAACACCTCTACCGCTATCTGCTCATCCTGCTATTCCTAGCTCCCGCTGTCGATCTTTATAGCCTCCCAAATGATTCTGAGGTTCTAGAATTTGTAGATTCCTACTGTATCAAATGCCATGGTGGCGAAAAAGTAAAAGGAGACACAGACTTCACCTTGATCAAATCTGAGAAGGACTTTGCCACGCATTTCGAAATCTGGGAAACCGTCGCCTATGTACTCGCTTACGAAGAAATGCCTCCTGAAGAGGAAGAAAAGCGTCCAAGTATCGAAGAAGCACAAGGAATCATTGATTGGTACGAAGAACGGTTCATCCATACCGTTGAAGCCCGACCTGCTGAATTTAAGCCGAGACGCCTATCTGCGCCTGAGTATCGAAACACCTTAACGTCCTTGTTTGGTTTCGAACTGGAGAATACGGTGATGGCCGCGGAGCAAACGCGAACAGAAAGTTCCCTGGCCATAAAACTGCTTCCTGTTGACCCGCCTGGTGAAAGTGGATTTGTCAACGACACTCATGGCGTAAGCTTGGATGCCAACACCTGGGAGCAGTATGTTTACTTGGCAGAAAGGGCTTTAAGCGAACTGTTTACGCCAAAACGAAGAGATGCTCTGGCAACAATAATAGGTCAGTCACTTCCGCCGCATTTTGAAACCAAGGATTTTAACCAGAAGCAGGCCAGATCGCTGCTTAAGCATTTCAGTCTTCAAACATACCGCCGTCCTCTGGAGAGGAAGAGCGCCGAAAAGATCCTTGCGTCAATCAAGGGGCTCAAAGGTGAAGCCCTGGTCCAGGCAGCCAAGGATGAGATCAAAGCCCTCCTGGTATCCCCTTCCTTTCTTTACCGAGGGCTATTAATGGAAGGGATATCAGGGCAACAACAAGCAGTAGATTCCTATGAACTGGCCGAACGCTTATCTTACTTTCTGTGGGAAGATATGCCGGATGAAGAATTACTTCGGGCAGCCAAACGAAAGCGACTAAGCACGCGCTCCCAATTGGAGGCTCAAGTGAACCGCATGCTCGCGTCCTCCAAATCGATATCTCTGGCAGAAAGTTTTGGTGCTCAGTGGCTGGGCTTGGCAGACATTGATAATGCAGACAAAGACGTCACCAAACGGGATGCTCTAAGAAGTCAGCCAATAGATTTTCTCAATTACCTTTTTACTGAAAATCGACCTGTCATAGAGCTCATCGACTCAAAAGTCGCATTTGCCAATTATATCACTGCGGGCTATTACCCTAAAAACAGATCGCAGCTGGTGAAATACCAGAAACCCAAAGGGATTGAACGGCAGCTCGTGCCCAATCAGCGAATGACGCTGCAAGAGTACGATGGTCGCGGCGGTATGCTAACCATGCCGGGCATTCTCGCGATGAATCGAGGGCCTATCCTCAGAGGAACCTGGATGCTTCGACGCATTCTAGGCGAACGACTCGGAGAACCGCCCGCAGACGTTCCCGCGATTCAGGCTACACTGCCGGACGAAGACCTCACGTTTCGCGAACGATTTGAACAACATCGCAGCGACCCAACCTGTGCCCGATGCCACGATCGGCTCGACCCCTTAGGATTTTCCATGCAAATCTACGATGACGCCGGCCTCTACAAACTAGCTGACGATTATAAACCTCCCAGACGCAAGAAAGAGCATGATGACACGCTCGACGTATTGGATAGTTCGGGACGCTTTCCCAGTGGAGAAAGATTCGAAGATTACGAAGGGCTAAAACAGATTCTTCTTAATTCCAAGCGGAAGGACATCATTCACAATGCGGTTGAGCAGACTTTGGCATACGCGCTTTGTCGAAAGCTTGAGGCCTTTGATCGTCCGACCATTGATGCGATTACCGAAAAGATTGACGAAAACAACGGTTCATGGCGTGATCTCTTTGTTGAAGTGGCATTGAGTCTGCCATTCAACGAAACAATTCTTCCCTGA
- a CDS encoding DUF1501 domain-containing protein: MFRVPGPKGKDLCDSHLNTSRRDFLRVGGAGMLGLTLNSVLRAQSASASSEFAGGPGWGKAKSVIMVYLQGGPSHLDLWDPKERNSVPDNVRSEFNNISTKIPGIQFTDILPKLAKVNDKFTMIRSMSYTPNGLFNHTAAIYQIMTGYTTDKVSPSGQLEPPTPKDFPNFGSNITRLKPTDEPMLPFVMLPRPLQESNVVNKGGTAGFLGKAYDPYYLFPEGDDMKHDKMDGIKVDDLQLRPDVFSARLRRRASLREAINAQMPIIDKAVEDYNIDEFYDQALNLLVSGRARDAFNIQAEDEKLRDSYGRNTFGQSCLLARRLVEAGTRVVEVVWPKVANSDNHSWDHHVGLSKRMKEQSGPMLDQGLSTLFEDLDDRGLLDETLVVAIGEFGRSPEKGVSTSGNTNSADGRDHWPYCYTSVIGGAGIKRGYVHGKSDKTGSAPIEKPVHPTEILATVYHAMGIDPTTIVYNHLNQPRELVKAERVSALFA; the protein is encoded by the coding sequence ATGTTCAGAGTACCAGGACCTAAAGGAAAAGACCTCTGCGATTCGCATCTCAATACCAGTCGACGTGATTTTTTACGTGTGGGTGGAGCAGGTATGCTAGGACTAACCCTCAACTCTGTTCTCCGTGCTCAATCGGCTTCGGCTTCGAGTGAGTTTGCTGGTGGGCCAGGCTGGGGAAAAGCAAAGTCCGTCATCATGGTTTACCTCCAAGGTGGCCCCAGCCATTTAGATTTATGGGATCCGAAAGAGAGAAACTCAGTGCCGGACAATGTGCGATCGGAGTTTAATAACATTTCCACTAAGATCCCGGGTATCCAATTTACGGATATCCTGCCAAAGCTGGCAAAAGTGAACGATAAATTCACTATGATACGATCCATGAGCTACACGCCCAATGGTTTATTTAACCATACGGCAGCGATCTACCAAATCATGACCGGATATACGACTGACAAGGTAAGCCCATCCGGTCAGTTAGAACCACCGACTCCAAAAGATTTCCCAAACTTCGGCTCCAACATTACACGGCTTAAACCAACGGACGAACCCATGCTTCCTTTCGTCATGCTTCCCCGCCCCCTTCAAGAGTCGAACGTGGTCAATAAAGGTGGAACTGCAGGATTCCTGGGCAAAGCTTACGACCCCTACTATCTCTTTCCTGAAGGCGATGACATGAAACACGATAAAATGGATGGCATCAAAGTCGATGACCTCCAACTACGACCCGATGTATTCTCGGCACGACTACGTCGCCGCGCGAGCCTTCGAGAAGCCATCAACGCGCAAATGCCAATTATCGATAAAGCCGTAGAAGACTACAACATCGATGAGTTTTATGATCAGGCCCTGAACCTTCTGGTTAGTGGACGTGCTCGTGACGCTTTCAATATTCAGGCAGAGGATGAAAAATTGCGTGACAGCTATGGTCGAAATACGTTTGGGCAGAGCTGTCTTTTGGCAAGACGACTGGTAGAGGCTGGCACACGGGTTGTTGAAGTCGTTTGGCCGAAAGTCGCCAATTCCGATAATCACAGTTGGGATCACCACGTAGGCCTGAGCAAACGCATGAAGGAACAATCCGGCCCCATGCTGGACCAAGGCCTCAGCACACTCTTCGAAGATCTCGATGACCGAGGATTACTCGACGAGACTCTCGTTGTAGCAATTGGTGAATTTGGACGAAGCCCGGAGAAAGGTGTATCCACTTCTGGCAATACCAACAGTGCGGATGGACGGGACCACTGGCCTTACTGTTACACCAGCGTCATTGGTGGAGCAGGTATCAAACGGGGTTATGTTCATGGCAAGTCCGACAAGACTGGCTCAGCGCCCATAGAAAAACCGGTTCACCCTACCGAAATTCTGGCCACGGTCTACCACGCCATGGGCATCGATCCGACCACCATCGTTTACAATCATCTCAATCAACCTCGTGAGTTAGTAAAAGCCGAACGCGTTTCGGCGCTATTTGCTTAA
- a CDS encoding DUF1553 domain-containing protein, translated as MSSATTLLRPCWFAFACLLTSIALHANEPDVGIPERISYYEHIRPIFQEKCHGCHQPSRSKADYIMTDVESLLAGGEGGEAVVIPYKPEESYLIDVVTLQPGDERPEMPEKDEPLTPYELELVTKWIATGASDDTPENAKQLYDRDNPPQYAVPPVLTSLDYSPDGELLAVAGFHEVLIHKADGSGLITRLIGLSERIESARFSPNGDMLAVAGGLPGRMGEIQIWDIAKGSLILSKPVGFDTAYGASWSPDGKYVAYGLPDNTVHAFDVEKEKEIFIMGGHSDWILDTAWSADGQHLVSVSRDMSAKLTHVETERFIDNITSITPNALKGGMNAIDSHPEWDHILVGGSDGVPQIYRMHRETDRKIGDNANLIRKYPAMIGRIWSAAFAPDAKSFAAASSLNGLGQIKLYKSDYDATITPELKKRFETARRNPDGTKNIDPKIEEFHTRGAEELHSFDIDSPVFSVAFSPDGKTVAAGTSDGRILFVDASSGEIRNSIIPVEVSDSKSLAKHKVKENPINLKKGKANQGLNPLNESQQLVSLSIYPANITLNGPMSYNQVLINGELASGEAIDLTRQVDWTLSKTVASVDDRGVVRPNTNGRGTLTASFNGKKAFAKISVNGFKDEYTPDFLVDVNPILTRLGCNAGTCHGAKDGKAGFKLSLRGYDNLFDVRAFSDDHAARRVNFASPDDSLMLLKATGAVPHEGSMVTEIGSNYYNTIRQWISDGAQFDADSEKVERIELQPQNPVIQSISSSQQIRVIAHYPNGSQRDVTLESFVEIGNTEVAFADDFGLIGTLRRGEAPILARYEGAYAATTLTVMGDRTGFEWKEPDTWNDIDNLIAAKWQRMKILPSGLSSDEAFVRRIHLDLNGLPPTPEAIISFLKDDRPTKLKRSEMIDSLIGSPEFVDHWSNKWADMLQVNSKFLGKDGAQLFRNWIHDQVSENRPYDEFVYSILTASGSNKENPAASYYKILRTPEELVENTTHLFLATRFNCNKCHDHPFEKWNVDNYYQTAAFFSQIGLKRDQENAPEKNIGGSAVENAKPLYEVISDLTEGTVTNIVTGEIANPAFPYPATSKAIKDENNLQPSRRKQLAAWITAEDNQFFAKSYANRIWGYLTGTGIIEPIDDIRAGNPPTNPELLNYLTDFFIDSGFDVRALIKEICNSRTYQLSIQTNPFNEDDEINYSHGKARRLPAEVIYDAVHAVTGSTPNIPGAKPGMRAAQLADAKLDTKSGFLANLGRPTRESSCECDRTNDVQLGAVMSLLSGPAIAEAVGDPRNALAELVEQEPEDVHLIEKIYLRILNRQATQTEVALVKKSWELIEQDHADLLRQLAEMESDWVYKKSVLESNRYQNMTLAQTEMDDYMPEYQKKQSIAKQERKQLIASNETRLDLFDSEILTHKTNQTIGSITTDRFQTEWKALTPSDAKTGAGKAKLEVKDDASVLVSDLNGRNIDYVITIPVSSQTLTGLMLETLTEDSIPGFGPGLRESGEFVVSEVKASFSTLEDPKPKDLVQLSFSEAAADYVAEGYDVAKLINGANERNDKAWSVAGAGRQPHWARMKLSEPLEIDEEGGYLTVTIVCRYSDGDWPLGKFRLLATDSSDPVNLGLPEAIATILQKPSDLRNEEDGHSLEAWVKFQDPDYLNRRHEWLVAKRPIPLDPKMELLKAALAKAELPVKDDPVLVQLRKDAQYSSQQAGNTRLTAAQDLAWALINNSAFLFNH; from the coding sequence ATGTCTTCTGCCACTACCCTACTTCGACCCTGTTGGTTCGCGTTTGCGTGCCTGCTCACTTCTATTGCCCTTCACGCGAACGAACCCGATGTCGGCATCCCTGAGCGAATCAGCTACTATGAACACATAAGACCTATTTTTCAGGAAAAATGCCATGGCTGTCACCAGCCATCCAGGTCGAAGGCGGATTATATAATGACGGACGTGGAATCCCTCCTTGCCGGTGGTGAGGGCGGCGAAGCGGTTGTCATACCCTACAAACCCGAGGAAAGTTATCTGATCGATGTAGTCACGCTCCAACCAGGAGACGAACGTCCTGAAATGCCTGAGAAGGATGAACCTCTCACGCCTTATGAACTAGAGCTGGTAACCAAGTGGATTGCCACGGGGGCCAGTGACGACACCCCGGAAAATGCAAAACAACTCTACGACCGCGACAATCCACCCCAATACGCGGTTCCACCGGTTCTGACTTCCCTTGATTATTCTCCGGATGGTGAGCTGCTCGCGGTTGCCGGTTTCCATGAAGTGCTCATTCACAAGGCGGATGGGTCAGGATTAATCACTCGACTCATTGGATTATCCGAAAGAATCGAATCTGCACGATTTTCGCCGAACGGCGATATGCTGGCCGTTGCTGGCGGACTACCCGGCCGCATGGGTGAAATACAAATTTGGGATATTGCCAAGGGGAGCCTGATTCTTTCCAAGCCCGTCGGATTTGATACCGCCTACGGAGCCAGTTGGTCACCGGACGGAAAGTATGTCGCTTATGGTTTGCCTGACAACACGGTGCATGCATTCGATGTCGAGAAAGAGAAAGAAATTTTCATCATGGGCGGCCATAGTGATTGGATTCTGGATACAGCGTGGTCCGCAGACGGTCAGCACCTTGTATCCGTCAGTCGTGACATGAGTGCCAAGCTTACCCATGTCGAAACCGAACGATTTATTGATAATATAACTTCCATAACGCCAAACGCACTCAAAGGCGGCATGAATGCCATTGATAGCCACCCTGAGTGGGACCACATACTAGTGGGCGGTTCGGATGGAGTTCCACAGATTTACCGAATGCATCGCGAGACAGATCGTAAGATCGGAGACAATGCCAATCTCATTCGCAAATACCCTGCCATGATTGGGCGCATCTGGAGCGCTGCTTTCGCACCAGATGCTAAGAGCTTTGCCGCCGCTTCGAGCCTAAACGGATTGGGCCAGATCAAACTCTACAAGTCAGATTACGATGCAACGATTACTCCTGAATTAAAAAAGCGATTCGAAACAGCCCGACGCAATCCGGATGGAACCAAGAACATCGATCCCAAAATCGAGGAATTTCATACACGTGGAGCAGAAGAACTTCATTCCTTTGATATCGATTCCCCTGTTTTTTCGGTCGCTTTTTCACCGGATGGAAAAACGGTAGCCGCAGGCACCTCGGATGGACGCATCCTATTTGTCGATGCATCGAGTGGTGAAATCCGAAATAGCATTATACCCGTGGAGGTTTCCGACTCGAAATCGTTGGCAAAGCATAAAGTGAAAGAAAATCCAATTAACCTGAAGAAGGGTAAGGCCAACCAGGGATTAAATCCACTCAACGAAAGCCAACAGCTTGTTTCCTTATCCATCTATCCTGCGAATATTACACTGAACGGACCCATGAGTTATAATCAGGTCCTGATTAATGGCGAACTCGCATCGGGCGAAGCGATAGACCTCACACGGCAAGTAGATTGGACCCTCAGTAAGACGGTGGCCTCGGTTGATGATCGGGGAGTCGTTCGTCCTAACACTAATGGTCGTGGTACCTTGACCGCCAGTTTCAATGGCAAAAAAGCCTTCGCCAAAATTTCAGTAAATGGATTCAAGGATGAATATACCCCCGACTTTCTGGTAGACGTGAATCCGATTTTAACCCGTTTGGGTTGCAACGCTGGCACCTGCCATGGAGCCAAGGATGGTAAGGCAGGATTCAAACTAAGTTTGCGTGGCTACGACAATCTCTTCGACGTGCGTGCGTTTAGCGACGATCATGCGGCCAGAAGAGTGAACTTCGCTTCCCCGGATGATTCCCTCATGCTACTCAAAGCAACCGGTGCCGTACCCCATGAAGGTAGTATGGTCACCGAAATCGGCTCCAATTATTACAACACGATTCGCCAGTGGATCTCAGATGGTGCTCAGTTCGATGCGGATTCAGAAAAAGTGGAGCGCATTGAGCTCCAACCACAAAACCCGGTGATTCAATCCATTAGCTCCAGCCAACAAATCCGTGTCATTGCTCACTACCCCAATGGATCTCAGCGTGATGTCACCTTGGAATCTTTTGTTGAGATCGGTAATACAGAAGTAGCCTTTGCTGATGATTTTGGCCTCATAGGAACCCTGCGACGTGGCGAGGCCCCTATCCTTGCTCGCTATGAAGGCGCTTACGCAGCGACCACTCTTACAGTAATGGGAGATCGCACAGGCTTTGAATGGAAAGAACCTGACACCTGGAACGACATCGATAACTTAATCGCCGCCAAATGGCAGCGCATGAAAATCCTCCCATCTGGACTGTCATCGGATGAGGCATTTGTGCGTCGCATTCATCTAGACCTAAATGGACTGCCACCAACCCCTGAAGCCATCATCTCCTTTCTCAAAGACGATCGCCCAACCAAGCTGAAACGTTCCGAAATGATCGATTCTCTCATCGGATCACCAGAATTCGTGGACCATTGGAGCAACAAGTGGGCTGATATGCTTCAGGTGAATTCTAAATTCCTTGGCAAAGACGGGGCGCAATTATTCAGAAACTGGATACACGACCAGGTATCCGAGAACCGGCCTTACGATGAATTCGTTTATTCGATACTGACAGCCAGTGGCTCTAACAAAGAAAACCCTGCAGCTTCTTATTATAAGATTCTAAGAACTCCCGAAGAGCTCGTTGAAAACACTACTCACCTGTTTCTAGCTACCCGGTTCAATTGCAACAAGTGCCACGACCATCCATTTGAAAAGTGGAACGTCGACAATTACTATCAGACGGCCGCTTTCTTTTCTCAAATCGGGCTTAAGCGAGACCAAGAAAACGCACCCGAAAAAAATATTGGCGGGAGCGCGGTCGAAAACGCCAAACCCCTCTATGAGGTCATTTCAGATCTCACCGAAGGCACGGTTACGAATATCGTAACCGGCGAGATAGCGAACCCAGCTTTCCCCTACCCGGCTACGTCGAAGGCAATAAAGGATGAAAACAACCTGCAACCGTCCAGACGAAAACAGCTCGCTGCCTGGATCACTGCGGAAGATAATCAATTCTTCGCCAAGAGCTATGCAAATCGTATCTGGGGATATCTCACTGGAACTGGGATCATTGAACCCATCGATGACATACGTGCCGGCAATCCTCCAACCAATCCAGAACTACTGAACTACCTGACTGATTTCTTTATAGATTCCGGGTTCGACGTAAGAGCTTTAATAAAGGAGATCTGCAATTCGCGTACCTATCAGCTATCGATTCAAACCAATCCGTTTAACGAAGATGATGAGATTAACTACTCTCATGGAAAGGCGCGCAGACTTCCCGCCGAAGTTATTTACGATGCAGTTCATGCTGTCACCGGATCTACTCCCAACATCCCTGGCGCTAAACCCGGCATGCGAGCAGCGCAACTGGCAGATGCCAAACTCGATACTAAAAGCGGTTTCCTGGCGAACCTCGGGCGACCGACAAGGGAATCCTCCTGCGAGTGCGACCGCACCAACGACGTACAACTAGGTGCAGTCATGTCTCTGCTCAGTGGTCCGGCGATTGCAGAAGCGGTTGGCGATCCAAGAAATGCGCTTGCAGAGCTAGTGGAGCAAGAGCCAGAGGATGTTCATTTGATTGAAAAGATCTACTTACGGATCCTGAATCGTCAGGCGACGCAAACAGAGGTAGCGTTGGTTAAAAAGAGCTGGGAATTAATCGAACAGGATCATGCTGACCTCCTCCGGCAGTTAGCTGAGATGGAGAGCGATTGGGTCTACAAAAAGTCAGTATTAGAATCCAATCGCTATCAGAACATGACCTTAGCTCAGACAGAAATGGATGACTATATGCCTGAATACCAAAAGAAGCAGAGCATCGCCAAACAAGAGCGCAAGCAACTCATAGCCTCTAACGAAACTCGATTAGATCTGTTTGATTCAGAAATCCTTACCCACAAAACCAATCAGACAATCGGATCTATTACGACGGATCGATTCCAGACAGAATGGAAAGCGCTCACCCCATCCGATGCAAAAACAGGAGCTGGAAAGGCGAAGCTTGAAGTTAAGGATGACGCATCTGTTTTGGTCTCTGACTTGAATGGAAGGAATATTGATTACGTAATAACGATTCCGGTTTCGTCACAAACCCTGACGGGTCTCATGCTGGAGACGCTTACTGAGGATTCCATTCCTGGGTTTGGTCCTGGACTCCGTGAATCTGGAGAATTCGTAGTGAGCGAAGTAAAAGCGAGCTTCTCAACGCTCGAAGATCCCAAACCAAAAGATCTGGTACAACTTAGCTTCTCCGAAGCCGCGGCCGATTATGTCGCTGAAGGCTACGATGTCGCCAAGTTGATTAACGGTGCCAATGAAAGAAATGACAAAGCCTGGTCAGTCGCAGGAGCAGGTCGACAACCTCATTGGGCCCGCATGAAACTCAGTGAACCATTGGAAATTGACGAGGAAGGCGGATACCTAACGGTGACCATTGTTTGTCGTTACTCAGACGGTGACTGGCCACTTGGTAAATTCCGTTTACTAGCCACCGACTCGAGCGACCCCGTTAATCTCGGTCTGCCTGAAGCCATCGCTACGATCCTGCAAAAACCTTCAGACCTTCGAAATGAGGAAGATGGCCATAGCCTCGAAGCATGGGTTAAATTTCAAGACCCAGATTATTTAAACAGGCGCCATGAATGGCTGGTAGCCAAGCGACCAATACCGCTGGATCCCAAAATGGAATTACTCAAAGCCGCATTGGCCAAGGCTGAACTTCCGGTTAAGGACGATCCTGTGTTAGTTCAGTTACGAAAGGATGCGCAATACTCCAGCCAACAAGCCGGCAATACCAGACTGACAGCTGCCCAGGATCTCGCCTGGGCCCTGATCAATAATTCCGCCTTCCTCTTTAACCACTAA